From one Gemmatimonadota bacterium genomic stretch:
- a CDS encoding cation:proton antiporter subunit C: protein MISVGLFNYWACMVLMMIGLYTAIARPNLIKKLIGLSIFQVSVFLLYITVGKVSGGTAPILEEGIEVYSNPLPHVLILTAIVVGIATLSLGLALVVRIGEAYDTIEEDEIIEQDRVND, encoded by the coding sequence ATGATCTCCGTCGGATTATTCAACTATTGGGCCTGTATGGTCTTGATGATGATTGGATTGTACACCGCAATTGCGCGTCCCAATCTCATCAAAAAATTGATTGGCCTGAGTATCTTTCAGGTTTCGGTTTTCTTGCTCTATATCACCGTGGGAAAAGTAAGCGGCGGTACTGCGCCCATTTTGGAAGAAGGTATTGAAGTGTATTCCAACCCATTGCCCCATGTACTCATCCTGACGGCAATTGTCGTGGGCATCGCAACCCTCTCCCTGGGATTGGCACTCGTCGTGCGAATTGGAGAAGCTTATGATACAATTGAGGAAGATGAAATCATAGAACAGGACCGCGTGAATGATTGA
- a CDS encoding monovalent cation/H+ antiporter subunit D family protein, whose amino-acid sequence MDMHLPILLIVVPLVSAPLCVLLRQKTLVWAFASLVCLASLGIASMLLIRVLEEGVISYAISGWIAPWGIEYRVDTINAYVLLLVSIIAAVLTFFALPSVVDEVAGKQHYLFYTAYLLCLTGLMGITITGDAFNVFVFLEISSLSSYTLIAMGRDRRALTASYQYLLMGTLGATFIVIGIGLMYMMTGTLNMFDLSGRLPAMFETRTAMVAFAFLTVGMLIKLAMFPLHMWLPNAYCYAPSLVTAFLAATATKVSIYVFLRFTFTVWGAEFVFEKLNLDAFLIPLSLIGIYVASLSAIYQTNVKRLLAYSSVAQIGYMMLGIGFVSITGLTGGIVHLFNHALMKAALFLAVGCVVLRLGSSDLADWKGIGRRMPVTMAAFVLAGLSLIGVPLTVGFISKWYLILAALEAGWWPVALLALLSSLLAVVYVWRVVEVAYFQKADDDSNIKEAPLMMQISLWILTGATLYFGIQTDLTVNVAQRAAGLLLGVTP is encoded by the coding sequence ATTGATATGCATCTGCCCATATTGTTGATCGTTGTCCCCCTTGTATCGGCCCCCTTATGTGTGTTATTGCGGCAAAAAACGCTGGTGTGGGCTTTTGCATCTCTCGTGTGTTTGGCCTCTCTGGGCATAGCATCTATGCTGCTCATCCGCGTGCTCGAAGAAGGCGTGATCTCGTATGCCATAAGCGGATGGATTGCCCCCTGGGGCATTGAATACCGCGTCGATACGATCAACGCTTATGTGCTGCTGCTGGTTTCGATCATCGCCGCCGTGCTGACGTTTTTTGCACTGCCGAGCGTGGTAGATGAAGTCGCCGGTAAGCAGCATTATTTATTTTACACAGCTTATTTGCTCTGCCTCACCGGATTGATGGGCATTACAATCACGGGCGACGCGTTTAACGTCTTTGTATTTTTAGAAATATCATCGCTATCGTCCTATACCCTCATCGCCATGGGACGCGACCGGCGTGCACTGACCGCGTCCTATCAATACCTCCTCATGGGCACATTGGGAGCCACGTTTATTGTCATCGGCATCGGACTGATGTACATGATGACCGGCACTCTGAATATGTTTGATCTATCCGGGCGATTGCCCGCCATGTTCGAAACCCGCACAGCAATGGTCGCATTCGCCTTCTTAACCGTGGGCATGTTAATCAAACTGGCGATGTTCCCCCTGCACATGTGGTTGCCCAACGCCTATTGCTACGCGCCATCTTTAGTCACGGCTTTCCTGGCTGCAACAGCGACAAAAGTATCCATCTACGTATTTCTGAGATTCACATTTACCGTATGGGGTGCCGAATTTGTATTTGAAAAACTCAACCTCGATGCCTTTTTAATCCCCCTATCCCTCATCGGGATTTACGTGGCATCCCTATCCGCCATTTACCAGACCAATGTAAAGCGATTATTGGCTTATTCGAGCGTGGCGCAAATCGGGTACATGATGCTGGGCATCGGCTTTGTTTCCATAACCGGATTGACCGGCGGGATTGTTCACCTGTTTAATCACGCCCTGATGAAAGCCGCCCTATTCTTGGCCGTAGGCTGCGTGGTATTGCGCCTCGGATCATCTGACCTCGCCGACTGGAAAGGAATTGGGCGACGCATGCCCGTAACAATGGCGGCTTTTGTACTGGCGGGTCTGAGCTTGATCGGCGTGCCTTTAACCGTGGGCTTTATCAGCAAATGGTATTTGATCCTGGCCGCGCTGGAAGCCGGATGGTGGCCCGTAGCACTGCTGGCCCTGCTCAGTTCTCTACTCGCCGTAGTATATGTGTGGCGCGTCGTTGAAGTGGCCTATTTTCAGAAAGCCGATGATGATTCCAATATAAAGGAAGCGCCGTTAATGATGCAGATCTCCCTGTGGATTTTGACAGGAGCGACATTGTATTTTGGCATACAAACGGACTTAACCGTCAACGTGGCACAACGCGCCGCCGGATTATTGCTGGGGGTAACGCCGTGA
- a CDS encoding Na(+)/H(+) antiporter subunit B, with the protein MRHQSIPRVVGKWFIPPILLFALYVQFHGDFGPGGGFQAGVIFAAAVVLYTLIFGLQAAKKIVKPRIIETLVSLGVLLYAGTGLVSLFLGYNFLNYTALDPEHASHGQHLGIFLVELGVGITVAAVMIAIFFSFAGRRRLR; encoded by the coding sequence GTGAGACATCAGAGTATTCCCCGCGTAGTGGGCAAGTGGTTCATTCCTCCGATACTGTTATTCGCGCTCTACGTGCAATTTCACGGCGACTTCGGACCCGGAGGAGGATTTCAAGCTGGTGTGATTTTTGCAGCAGCAGTAGTCCTCTACACGCTAATTTTTGGCCTGCAAGCCGCAAAAAAAATTGTAAAACCCCGCATCATTGAAACGCTCGTCTCACTCGGCGTCTTGCTCTATGCGGGCACGGGATTGGTCTCCCTATTTCTCGGTTACAATTTCCTGAATTATACTGCTCTGGATCCGGAACATGCATCGCACGGACAACATCTGGGCATCTTTCTGGTCGAACTCGGCGTGGGTATTACCGTGGCCGCAGTGATGATAGCCATCTTTTTTTCTTTTGCAGGCCGGAGGCGATTGCGATGA
- a CDS encoding monovalent cation/H+ antiporter subunit D family protein — MSGSTAILLSIALPLLGMPFIALTSRSPNVREAIGLIAAVLTFGTVISLLPSVMDGAQPAAHVIDVMPGLSLAFQVEPLGMIFALIASGLWIVTTIYAIGYMRGHHEENQTRFFVFFAFAISAALGVAFARNMFTLFIFYEILTLSTYPLVTHHRSEEAMRAGRIYMGILMSTSVGFLLLGMVWTWQLTGTLEFAPGGILTGKASEGIVIVLLGLYAFGTGKAALMPLHRWLPAAMVAPTPVSALLHAVAVVKAGVFTIMKVVIYLFGTELLSDAGLSEWLTYLAGFTILVGSLVAMTKDNLKARLAYSTISQLSYIVLGASLANDLGVLGGSMHIVTHAFGKITLFFCAGAILVALHKTEISDMKGIGRQMPFTMFAFLIGSLSIIGIPPFAGAWSKWYLVMASIEAHQYVAAGVLLMSSLLNVLYLLPIPIYAFFASATNDHHADGLHEAPLACVIPLSFTAVGCLVLYIYPEPVLNLLLMIGEVMP, encoded by the coding sequence GTGAGTGGATCAACCGCCATACTCCTATCCATTGCGTTACCGCTTCTGGGCATGCCCTTTATTGCACTGACCTCGCGCAGCCCCAATGTGCGCGAAGCCATAGGATTGATTGCGGCTGTATTGACCTTTGGCACAGTCATTTCACTCCTGCCTTCGGTAATGGACGGCGCACAGCCCGCCGCGCATGTCATAGACGTAATGCCGGGCCTATCACTGGCATTTCAGGTAGAGCCATTGGGTATGATATTTGCCCTGATCGCGTCGGGTTTATGGATTGTCACCACGATCTATGCTATCGGGTACATGCGCGGACACCACGAAGAAAATCAGACGCGGTTTTTTGTATTCTTCGCATTTGCGATCTCGGCTGCTCTGGGCGTGGCTTTTGCCCGCAACATGTTCACTCTCTTCATCTTTTACGAGATATTGACCCTATCGACATATCCGCTTGTAACGCACCACCGCAGCGAAGAAGCCATGCGCGCCGGGCGAATTTACATGGGCATCTTGATGAGTACTTCCGTGGGATTCTTGTTGCTGGGCATGGTATGGACATGGCAATTGACCGGCACGCTGGAATTTGCGCCGGGCGGTATTCTAACCGGAAAAGCGAGCGAAGGCATTGTAATCGTCCTGCTCGGTCTCTATGCCTTTGGAACCGGAAAAGCGGCTTTAATGCCACTCCACCGATGGTTGCCCGCGGCAATGGTTGCGCCTACGCCTGTCAGCGCATTGCTACACGCCGTAGCAGTAGTAAAAGCCGGCGTATTTACGATAATGAAAGTGGTGATCTACCTCTTTGGCACAGAGTTGCTTTCGGACGCGGGTCTCAGTGAATGGTTGACCTATCTCGCTGGCTTCACCATTCTGGTAGGATCGCTGGTAGCCATGACCAAGGACAACCTGAAAGCGCGACTGGCGTACTCCACAATCAGCCAGTTATCCTACATCGTGCTGGGCGCGTCGCTTGCAAATGACCTGGGTGTACTGGGCGGCAGCATGCACATCGTAACGCACGCCTTTGGCAAAATCACCCTGTTCTTCTGTGCCGGTGCCATCCTGGTGGCCCTGCACAAAACAGAAATCAGCGACATGAAAGGCATTGGACGGCAGATGCCATTTACCATGTTCGCCTTTTTGATCGGCTCTCTAAGCATCATCGGAATTCCGCCTTTTGCGGGCGCGTGGAGCAAGTGGTATCTGGTTATGGCTTCTATTGAAGCCCATCAATATGTGGCAGCAGGGGTATTGCTGATGAGTTCGCTACTCAACGTCCTCTATTTGTTGCCAATTCCCATCTATGCATTTTTTGCGTCCGCAACCAATGACCATCACGCAGACGGTCTGCACGAAGCACCGCTTGCATGTGTGATCCCCTTATCATTTACAGCCGTCGGCTGCCTGGTACTCTATATCTATCCCGAACCTGTTCTGAACCTGTTGCTTATGATCGGAGAGGTCATGCCATGA